In Clostridia bacterium, the sequence AGCTAAAATCATCTCCCCATGCATCCTCGGCCTGGTGTTACTCTTGGCCCTACCCTTACCGGCTCCGGGTATTGCCGAAGGGGCTGCCGCGATGGCGGACAACCCTTCCTTGCAAGGACAACTGGAGGAGCTAGAGGGCTTTTTATTGGAAATAGATCGAGAACTGTCCCGGGCTATACCTGAGCTCAGTCTAACCCAATTGTTTAACAAGCTTAGAGAAGGAAACGTCGATCTAAGCGTGGCCGGCATCACTCAAGGAATGGTGCAGTTTTTGTTCCGTGAACTGCTGGCCAATTCCATGTTGCTGGGTCAATTGATCGTGCTGGCGGTACTTGCTGCCGTCCTGCAAAACATGCAAACGGCTTTTGAAAACGCCACCATCAGTAAACTGGCCAACGCGGTTATCTTCCTGGCCTTGATTTCTCTGGCGCTGGTTTCTTTCCACCGGGTAACCAGCGCCGGCAAGACGGCCATTGAGCAAATGGTTCAGTTTGTTTACGCGCTGTTGCCGGTACTGGTCACTCTGATGGCCAGTGTGGGCAGCTTATCCACAGCTTCCATCATCCACCCGGTGATTCTCACGGCTCTTAGTATTATCAGCAGTATGACGGTGAATATCATCTTCCCCCTTATGTATTTGGCAGCGGTGCTGACGATTGCCAATCAAATTTCCGAACAATTCCAAGTAACGCAGCTGGCGAAACTGTTTAAGGACATCAGCTTAGGACTGCTGGGGTTGTTCCTGACCATCTTCATCGGCATCCTGTCCATCCAGGGAGTGGCCGGAGCGGTGGCTGACGGCGTAGCCCTGCGCACGGCCAAGTTCTTGACGGGAAGCTTTGTC encodes:
- the spoIIIAE gene encoding stage III sporulation protein AE → MKRTAKIISPCILGLVLLLALPLPAPGIAEGAAAMADNPSLQGQLEELEGFLLEIDRELSRAIPELSLTQLFNKLREGNVDLSVAGITQGMVQFLFRELLANSMLLGQLIVLAVLAAVLQNMQTAFENATISKLANAVIFLALISLALVSFHRVTSAGKTAIEQMVQFVYALLPVLVTLMASVGSLSTASIIHPVILTALSIISSMTVNIIFPLMYLAAVLTIANQISEQFQVTQLAKLFKDISLGLLGLFLTIFIGILSIQGVAGAVADGVALRTAKFLTGSFVPVVGKAFSDALEAMIGTSLLLKNAVSLIGVAVITCLCLLPAVKILSMALIYRLAAAIIQPFSGGSISNMLESLAGVLFSVFGAVATVGLMFFMVVTIIAGLGNYSVLLR